Proteins encoded by one window of Archaeoglobus veneficus SNP6:
- a CDS encoding DUF7287 family protein yields MKNSGRNDGQLSLDMLIGLTIFMLSFIFIAQYIPSIFVVERGDIALYPLAYRTASILAEDAGYWTNGTANGTDWENHYSEDVKIRAGLAVKPNVLSIDKIEALQKYYDTAGYEAVRAALGLYDPHETFDYNISLQLFRSNSSHPIYAMNDSQPLLLIGKPVPNYGDVVRYERIIAYDNATKIATISSKVDTPSTRTFTFDVTPPVTAFVIIIESRNVNTTNSTPWMKVWLNSNLIIDVRGDDETIGAFDITDEINSAGATQVKVRVHNVRGYVVMTNVGEYIGGRIGAKLVVCVW; encoded by the coding sequence ATGAAGAATTCCGGCAGGAACGATGGCCAGTTGAGTCTCGATATGCTGATTGGCCTCACGATTTTTATGCTGAGTTTCATCTTTATAGCTCAGTACATTCCATCGATTTTCGTCGTGGAGAGGGGAGATATCGCTCTGTACCCTCTTGCGTACCGCACAGCAAGTATTCTCGCTGAAGATGCCGGCTACTGGACCAATGGGACAGCCAACGGGACAGACTGGGAAAATCACTACAGCGAGGACGTTAAAATCAGGGCGGGTCTTGCAGTAAAACCGAACGTGCTCAGTATAGATAAGATAGAGGCTTTACAGAAGTACTATGACACCGCTGGATACGAGGCTGTGAGGGCAGCGCTCGGACTTTACGACCCCCATGAAACCTTCGACTACAACATATCTCTCCAGCTTTTCAGGAGCAACTCTTCGCATCCCATTTATGCGATGAATGACAGCCAGCCATTGCTTCTGATAGGAAAACCCGTTCCGAACTACGGTGACGTTGTAAGGTACGAAAGAATTATTGCGTACGATAATGCCACAAAGATTGCTACCATTTCGAGCAAGGTTGACACCCCAAGTACGAGGACGTTTACGTTCGATGTCACACCTCCGGTTACAGCCTTCGTTATAATTATAGAGAGCAGAAACGTAAACACAACGAACTCAACTCCGTGGATGAAGGTCTGGCTAAACAGTAACCTGATCATAGATGTCAGGGGTGATGACGAGACTATTGGAGCCTTCGATATAACCGATGAAATCAATTCTGCTGGAGCCACGCAGGTTAAAGTCAGAGTTCACAACGTCAGGGGTTACGTCGTAATGACGAACGTAGGGGAATACATCGGGGGGAGAATAGGTGCGAAACTCGTTGTTTGCGTGTGGTAA
- a CDS encoding DUF63 family protein, whose protein sequence is MLWDFIKKYYIDSIVYKQGYNPVNTLTWALILVAAVILIYRTLKKYDVKFDERFVAGNIPYVILGASVRVVEDAGFLNPPVSYFFMTPLIYVVIFCIAFPTLVLSIRLRGERYWIHYGMLGLVLSCGVLVLLFSNLEVVNAWILPSTIILASLFCSAYRLLTSKFYSPMSNLLSYMVFFSHMVDGWATFFGIQFLGYWELHVLPRFLISTFGPWIMIPAKVIVFAAILYVLDSSRDEEDTELINFVKFVLIVLGLAPGLRDALRMTFQV, encoded by the coding sequence ATGCTCTGGGATTTCATAAAAAAGTACTACATCGATTCGATCGTTTACAAGCAGGGATACAACCCCGTTAACACGCTAACATGGGCTTTAATCCTTGTTGCTGCAGTCATCCTCATTTACAGAACCCTTAAAAAGTACGACGTAAAGTTCGATGAGAGGTTTGTGGCTGGAAACATCCCCTACGTAATCCTCGGTGCATCAGTTAGAGTCGTAGAAGACGCTGGTTTCCTCAACCCGCCCGTTTCGTACTTCTTCATGACTCCGTTAATTTACGTGGTCATATTCTGCATAGCCTTTCCGACGCTCGTACTCTCAATCAGGCTGAGAGGAGAGAGGTACTGGATTCATTACGGAATGCTCGGACTTGTTTTGTCATGCGGGGTTCTCGTGCTGCTCTTCTCAAATCTCGAAGTTGTGAACGCATGGATACTGCCTTCCACAATCATCCTTGCATCCCTCTTCTGCTCTGCTTACCGGCTGCTCACGTCAAAGTTCTACAGCCCCATGAGCAATCTCCTGAGCTATATGGTCTTCTTCTCCCACATGGTTGATGGCTGGGCCACGTTTTTCGGCATACAGTTCCTCGGATACTGGGAACTACATGTTCTCCCGAGGTTTTTGATATCGACGTTTGGGCCATGGATAATGATTCCTGCAAAGGTCATCGTTTTCGCGGCAATCCTCTACGTACTCGACTCGAGCAGAGATGAAGAAGACACAGAACTCATAAACTTCGTGAAGTTTGTCCTGATCGTTCTTGGCCTTGCCCCAGGGTTGAGAGATGCGCTCCGCATGACCTTCCAGGTGTAA
- a CDS encoding DUF7288 family protein → MRNSLFACGKGQAFTLEGLVAAVLMLMVAYFLFQSTLVISPLSGESVDAQLRQYGLDVLTALKNPDSPAKDTLENALRRLNATTPPVELFETIDHALPDNIQYNLEVWWFNNSTLNVYRLTDRTPTSDTVAVSTYVLIKNGEFVSDSPFRINGTGGAEGTIDSDYPVVLEVRMILWRV, encoded by the coding sequence GTGCGAAACTCGTTGTTTGCGTGTGGTAAAGGACAGGCCTTTACACTGGAAGGCCTCGTTGCTGCTGTATTAATGCTCATGGTAGCTTACTTCCTCTTCCAGTCAACCCTCGTTATATCTCCCCTTTCTGGCGAGAGTGTTGATGCGCAGCTCAGGCAGTACGGGCTTGATGTATTAACTGCCCTGAAAAACCCGGACTCCCCGGCGAAAGACACCCTCGAAAACGCGTTGAGGAGACTGAACGCAACAACTCCGCCTGTTGAGCTTTTTGAAACTATAGATCACGCTTTACCTGATAATATTCAGTACAACCTCGAGGTGTGGTGGTTCAACAACTCAACCCTGAATGTTTACAGGTTAACGGATAGAACTCCCACTTCGGATACTGTTGCCGTTTCCACGTACGTTCTGATAAAGAACGGAGAGTTCGTGAGCGATTCTCCTTTCAGGATTAACGGAACAGGAGGTGCTGAAGGAACCATCGATTCAGACTATCCGGTCGTGCTGGAGGTGAGAATGATACTATGGCGCGTTTAA
- a CDS encoding CofH family radical SAM protein — protein sequence MEENGTWTPRKIEELFSLELHELGEIANNLNDNYVTFVVNRHINYTNVCVSKCPLCAFHRESGYLMSVDEVLRKAGEAVKAGATELHIVGGHNPEVSLEYFEEMFSAIKAKFPDVVIKALTATEVHFLSKLEKCSVKEVLERLKEAGLQAMPGGGAEILDDKIRKVICPNKAKSDEWLGVMRTAHSLGIRSNATMLFGHIESIEHRAKHLYRLWKLQEETGGFVAFIPLVFHPENTRLKELGLVKEKTDLIDVLKTIAVSRIVLSNFASVRAYWVMLGEKLAQIALNYGANDTDGTLMEEKVTHAAGAKTPLYLPKERLLRLIKGAGKVPAERDTFYNILRVYG from the coding sequence ATGGAAGAAAACGGAACGTGGACACCGAGAAAAATAGAGGAGCTATTCAGCCTCGAGCTTCACGAACTTGGGGAGATAGCAAACAATCTGAATGATAACTACGTAACCTTCGTAGTGAACAGACACATTAACTATACGAACGTCTGTGTCTCGAAGTGTCCTCTTTGTGCCTTTCATCGCGAAAGCGGATATTTAATGAGCGTCGATGAAGTTTTGCGGAAGGCAGGGGAGGCCGTTAAGGCAGGGGCGACGGAACTTCACATAGTAGGGGGTCACAATCCTGAAGTCAGTCTCGAGTACTTCGAGGAGATGTTTTCCGCAATAAAGGCGAAGTTTCCGGACGTCGTGATAAAAGCCTTGACAGCAACCGAAGTCCACTTCCTGTCGAAGCTCGAGAAGTGCAGTGTTAAAGAAGTCCTTGAAAGGCTTAAGGAGGCTGGCCTGCAGGCAATGCCCGGTGGGGGAGCGGAAATTCTTGATGATAAAATTAGAAAGGTCATATGTCCGAACAAGGCAAAAAGCGACGAGTGGCTTGGAGTTATGCGGACGGCCCACAGCCTCGGCATCAGAAGCAACGCGACGATGCTCTTCGGACATATCGAGAGTATTGAGCACAGGGCGAAACACCTTTACAGACTCTGGAAGTTGCAGGAAGAAACAGGCGGCTTTGTTGCATTCATACCCCTCGTTTTCCATCCGGAAAATACGAGGCTCAAAGAACTGGGACTTGTAAAGGAGAAAACAGATCTTATTGATGTTCTCAAAACGATAGCTGTTTCGAGAATAGTTCTGAGCAACTTTGCGAGTGTCAGGGCATACTGGGTCATGCTGGGTGAGAAGCTCGCCCAGATTGCCTTAAACTACGGGGCAAACGATACAGATGGTACGCTGATGGAGGAAAAAGTTACACACGCAGCCGGAGCGAAAACACCCCTCTACCTGCCCAAGGAGAGGCTGCTCAGGCTTATAAAAGGAGCAGGTAAGGTGCCAGCTGAGAGGGATACATTCTACAACATACTGAGGGTTTACGGCTGA
- a CDS encoding orotate phosphoribosyltransferase-like protein, with the protein MKRLEDLVQRAKKLKEKGLTTGEIADELNVSRETALWLLTKGEVAPADIYIEWKSLSNTFRLRNVAAIMADMIQDVAEPETVIGVATSGIPIATMVAEELGCELSMYYPRKLKWEKGEAQSGGVLSENFARIEGKRCVVVDDVITTGSTIKEVAEYAERKDAEVQCACVIIDKRGIDKISGFPVLSIFRILRL; encoded by the coding sequence GTGAAAAGACTCGAAGATCTGGTTCAAAGGGCAAAAAAGTTAAAGGAGAAGGGCCTGACGACGGGGGAGATAGCTGACGAGCTAAATGTCTCCCGTGAGACTGCCCTCTGGCTGCTTACGAAGGGCGAGGTTGCACCTGCTGATATATACATCGAGTGGAAATCCCTGTCAAACACCTTCAGGCTGAGAAATGTTGCTGCAATTATGGCCGACATGATTCAGGACGTCGCCGAGCCAGAGACTGTTATAGGTGTGGCGACGAGCGGAATTCCCATTGCAACGATGGTTGCCGAAGAGCTCGGCTGTGAGCTGAGCATGTACTACCCGAGAAAGCTCAAGTGGGAGAAAGGCGAAGCGCAGTCCGGCGGAGTGCTGAGTGAGAACTTCGCGAGAATCGAGGGGAAGAGGTGTGTCGTGGTGGATGACGTGATAACGACGGGTTCGACAATAAAAGAGGTTGCAGAGTACGCAGAGAGGAAGGACGCGGAAGTTCAGTGTGCGTGTGTAATTATTGACAAGAGAGGAATAGACAAAATCTCCGGATTTCCGGTTCTGAGCATCTTCAGAATACTCAGGCTGTAA
- a CDS encoding NOB1 family endonuclease — protein sequence MVVYVIDSSVVFLRKIHGNAVTIPEVVEEVKDEESKLYFSLHDVRVEEASSKNVERVVEVAKKTGDVHKLSNTDVKLIAKALDELERGEKVVIVSDDYSIQNIAKLLGIEIETVVHPGISKAFKWVKVCRGCGRRLTADVCPVCGSEAVLRRVKSEKTRRSGSKGKKVKGEGPDDGGDS from the coding sequence GTGGTCGTTTACGTAATAGATTCCTCCGTTGTTTTCCTCAGGAAAATACATGGAAACGCCGTTACGATTCCTGAAGTAGTCGAAGAAGTGAAAGACGAGGAGTCCAAACTGTACTTCTCACTCCATGACGTCAGGGTGGAGGAGGCGAGCAGCAAAAACGTTGAGAGGGTCGTTGAGGTTGCGAAAAAAACTGGAGACGTGCACAAGCTCTCGAATACGGACGTAAAGCTGATTGCAAAGGCCCTCGACGAGCTTGAAAGAGGTGAGAAAGTCGTTATTGTATCGGACGACTACTCTATCCAGAATATCGCAAAGCTCCTCGGCATAGAAATAGAGACAGTAGTTCACCCGGGAATCTCCAAAGCCTTTAAATGGGTAAAGGTATGTAGAGGATGTGGAAGAAGGCTTACCGCTGACGTATGCCCTGTGTGCGGGAGCGAGGCTGTATTGAGGAGGGTTAAAAGTGAAAAGACTCGAAGATCTGGTTCAAAGGGCAAAAAAGTTAAAGGAGAAGGGCCTGACGACGGGGGAGATAGCTGA
- a CDS encoding PKD domain-containing protein: protein MRTRKQSSCKAVSVLIEYILITGILTVFMGFIMLQLNDLLVDTPTSIAMKNQFEDIGNQIATKLVDMALVAPQNGYIKAKIHMPYRIGEYDFKAAFTTVGGNRTLMLTSERLGRTEYIPLSGIALEVFPSGETFSVKPDHELVFSRSFHVLPTAVAVAHPTNATVDQSVTFDMTYSSGEGSLSFKWEFGDGSSTSWLSYDPNNPSTALVQHSYSSSGTYTAKLTVCDSYGYCDTDTINITVNPSTPDPTLYVDKFVVPEVAQPGEPVRITIFLSGEGIAETSRNISIMHVIDVSGSMDPDYYGDNGYTIYKSDYGVATPAKWEGSVYVDDSFQKLAIEAYSENGKDVDLWVKSPDGDFARAQYAIPNGEMYYVTNPVEGNWSIAVVADYPTGYDTVHVDIYKKSGGTWYLVDSHNFTLYAAPQTFTINVPSVENLKIEATPVNGTKELHLWVEDGGLYGPYSSSNGEAYETTNAGGTYTAYVVADFPYGEQEFYLNVYIAKIDAAKIAAKTFNGFLKSSDQVGVAYFGGDVPGGYTPRYDVSQTLTNDTLSANNSIDDLWAYGGTPMGGGIKVARQELVANTAPGNIPVMIVLSDGNPTLTSDGTASETLAIQEAIEEAETTKQTTIGGEQILIYTIGFGNDANETLLKQIATSPDYYYFAATSEELSSIYRQIAKELKEKAAKNVTITDVLPEGVELVAEPSNANVTYDASTGYTTIQWNLSSIRINETWTASFFVTIEKEGITETNVFELSNVTYLPYPFTGVSYNTIYLPVCEVNVTRTEAEKVELK, encoded by the coding sequence ATGAGGACACGCAAACAGTCGTCGTGTAAAGCAGTCTCGGTCCTCATTGAGTACATTCTGATTACGGGAATACTCACGGTATTCATGGGATTCATAATGCTTCAGCTCAACGACCTCCTCGTCGATACTCCGACGAGTATTGCCATGAAAAATCAGTTCGAAGACATAGGCAACCAGATTGCTACAAAGCTTGTTGACATGGCTCTCGTTGCCCCTCAAAACGGTTACATTAAAGCGAAAATCCACATGCCATACAGAATTGGAGAATATGATTTCAAAGCTGCGTTCACGACAGTCGGAGGTAACAGGACGCTAATGCTTACCTCCGAAAGACTTGGAAGAACTGAATACATTCCGCTCAGCGGAATAGCCCTTGAGGTGTTTCCGTCTGGCGAAACCTTCAGCGTAAAGCCGGATCACGAACTCGTGTTTTCAAGGAGCTTCCATGTGCTGCCAACAGCAGTAGCGGTGGCGCATCCTACCAACGCCACTGTAGATCAATCTGTGACCTTTGACATGACCTATTCGAGTGGAGAGGGTAGTCTGAGCTTTAAATGGGAATTCGGGGATGGGAGTTCCACATCCTGGCTGAGCTACGATCCAAATAATCCTTCGACTGCACTCGTTCAGCATTCGTATTCCTCGTCGGGTACGTATACTGCAAAGCTCACAGTTTGTGATTCCTACGGCTACTGCGATACAGATACGATTAACATCACAGTAAATCCATCCACACCAGATCCAACACTCTACGTCGATAAATTCGTTGTTCCGGAGGTTGCTCAGCCTGGAGAGCCTGTGAGAATTACCATTTTCCTGAGTGGAGAAGGAATCGCTGAAACTTCAAGGAACATCAGCATAATGCACGTCATAGACGTTTCGGGAAGCATGGATCCTGATTACTACGGAGACAACGGCTACACAATCTACAAATCGGATTACGGAGTTGCTACGCCGGCTAAATGGGAGGGAAGTGTTTATGTTGACGACTCTTTCCAGAAACTTGCAATCGAGGCGTATTCAGAGAATGGAAAAGACGTGGACCTCTGGGTTAAGTCTCCCGACGGGGACTTTGCGAGGGCGCAGTACGCAATACCCAACGGGGAGATGTACTACGTTACAAACCCGGTAGAGGGTAACTGGAGTATTGCCGTTGTTGCCGATTATCCAACAGGCTACGATACTGTTCACGTTGATATTTACAAAAAGTCTGGAGGAACGTGGTATCTCGTTGATTCCCACAATTTTACGCTTTATGCAGCCCCCCAGACGTTCACAATTAACGTTCCAAGTGTCGAGAACCTGAAAATTGAGGCTACGCCGGTAAACGGAACTAAAGAACTCCACCTCTGGGTTGAAGACGGAGGTCTTTACGGGCCGTATTCTTCGTCTAATGGTGAGGCTTATGAAACTACAAATGCCGGTGGTACATACACAGCCTACGTTGTTGCGGACTTTCCGTACGGTGAGCAGGAATTTTATCTGAACGTGTACATAGCAAAAATCGATGCAGCGAAGATAGCAGCGAAGACATTCAACGGATTTCTCAAAAGCTCTGACCAGGTTGGCGTTGCCTACTTTGGTGGAGACGTTCCGGGAGGGTATACTCCACGGTACGACGTAAGTCAAACCCTTACAAACGACACTCTTTCCGCGAACAACAGCATAGACGACCTGTGGGCATACGGCGGCACTCCTATGGGCGGAGGAATTAAGGTGGCAAGGCAAGAACTGGTGGCAAATACAGCTCCCGGAAACATTCCTGTTATGATAGTGCTTTCTGACGGAAACCCGACTTTAACCTCCGATGGAACTGCAAGCGAAACCCTTGCAATTCAGGAAGCAATAGAGGAGGCAGAAACGACAAAGCAAACGACCATCGGTGGCGAGCAAATCCTGATCTACACCATAGGATTTGGAAACGATGCAAACGAGACGCTGCTCAAGCAGATAGCAACTTCGCCGGACTACTACTACTTCGCTGCAACGTCAGAAGAGCTCAGCAGCATATATCGTCAGATAGCCAAAGAGTTGAAAGAGAAGGCTGCGAAGAACGTGACGATTACCGACGTTCTGCCAGAGGGCGTCGAACTTGTAGCCGAACCTTCCAATGCAAATGTGACGTACGACGCATCAACTGGCTATACCACAATCCAGTGGAACCTGTCCAGTATAAGGATAAATGAAACGTGGACAGCCAGTTTCTTTGTGACAATTGAGAAAGAAGGGATTACTGAAACCAACGTCTTCGAGCTATCGAACGTGACGTACCTTCCGTATCCGTTTACAGGGGTCAGTTATAACACGATATACCTGCCTGTGTGTGAGGTTAACGTAACGAGAACTGAGGCGGAGAAGGTTGAGCTGAAATGA
- the aglJ gene encoding S-layer glycoprotein N-glycosyltransferase AglJ: MKDVCILIPTLNEEGNIGYVIEGFLRQGFTNVFVIDGRSTDRTREIAERMGAKVVIQTGKGKGQAIREAFEMIDSDVVVIVDGDGSYMPEEVNRLLEPIRRGIADHVVGNRFANFEKGAFTRLNLFGNKVLNFFFRLVYGVELHDILSGYRALTKEVYKNVELRKPGFEVETELTVETIAKGFRILEVPITYRKRGGKTKLHPLKDGFKIGATIYGMLKRYSPGRYFYFIGLALVLSGILIGSYVVYDWFKNVTHYLLAILTALLIISGLQVIVFGMISDFLFRSNVELRKEIREIREEIERWKKTERGHREK, from the coding sequence ATGAAAGACGTCTGCATACTGATCCCAACGCTGAACGAAGAGGGCAACATAGGCTACGTTATTGAGGGCTTTCTGAGGCAGGGCTTTACCAACGTGTTCGTCATAGATGGGAGAAGCACGGACAGAACGAGGGAGATAGCTGAGCGAATGGGTGCAAAGGTAGTAATCCAGACTGGGAAAGGGAAAGGCCAGGCTATAAGGGAAGCCTTCGAAATGATAGACAGTGATGTCGTGGTAATAGTTGACGGAGATGGCAGCTATATGCCAGAAGAGGTCAACAGGCTCCTCGAACCGATAAGAAGAGGCATAGCAGACCATGTAGTGGGAAACAGGTTCGCGAACTTTGAAAAAGGGGCGTTTACGAGGCTGAACCTCTTCGGAAACAAGGTGCTCAATTTCTTCTTTCGCCTTGTTTACGGTGTTGAACTTCACGACATTCTTTCAGGGTACAGAGCCCTTACAAAAGAAGTTTACAAGAACGTAGAGCTCAGGAAACCCGGTTTTGAAGTTGAGACTGAGCTGACCGTCGAAACAATAGCAAAGGGTTTCAGGATACTTGAAGTTCCCATAACCTACAGGAAGAGGGGAGGAAAAACGAAACTCCACCCGTTGAAAGATGGTTTCAAAATAGGGGCGACAATTTACGGAATGCTCAAGAGGTACAGCCCTGGCAGATACTTTTACTTCATTGGTCTTGCACTTGTTCTGTCTGGAATTCTGATTGGCAGCTATGTTGTCTACGACTGGTTCAAAAACGTGACTCACTATCTTCTCGCCATCCTTACGGCTTTACTGATAATCTCGGGTCTCCAGGTTATTGTGTTTGGTATGATAAGTGACTTTCTCTTCAGGAGCAATGTTGAGCTCAGGAAGGAGATCAGAGAGATCAGGGAGGAGATTGAGCGATGGAAGAAAACGGAACGTGGACACCGAGAAAAATAG
- a CDS encoding polyprenyl synthetase family protein, producing MIEKWEEYRVVNEALDNLVNEVDAIPKVKKALRHIIKAGGKRTRPIIVLLSGRLCGGEWSEVMNVALAVELIHTASLAHDDVIDRGVVRRNVETLHVKYDTSLAILVGDWLISKSVELVSVYNEEVIRDFARVGMMMAEGEIMDIDSIKNGGFGEEDYFKCIAAKTASLFAYSAKNACRIVSDDKKAAEYLFNYGNNLGIAYQLVDDLLEYLEIFEDKKSEFESRTLPMIYEERYGFEEAVARTLQLIREYANISRKSLDYFDDCESKDKLLAMVDFMTADLLKNYVSKNREVLRLLESYQHT from the coding sequence ATGATCGAGAAATGGGAAGAATACAGGGTTGTCAATGAGGCCTTGGATAACCTCGTTAACGAGGTTGATGCCATACCAAAGGTTAAAAAGGCTTTAAGACATATAATCAAAGCGGGTGGTAAGAGAACTCGTCCTATTATTGTCCTTTTGAGTGGCAGGCTATGCGGGGGCGAGTGGAGTGAGGTAATGAATGTTGCCCTTGCTGTTGAGCTTATTCACACTGCAAGCCTTGCCCACGACGATGTAATCGATAGAGGTGTGGTGAGAAGAAACGTCGAAACACTCCATGTAAAATATGATACTTCTCTCGCTATCCTTGTCGGAGACTGGCTGATATCAAAATCCGTCGAACTTGTCTCTGTTTACAACGAGGAGGTCATAAGAGACTTCGCGAGAGTTGGCATGATGATGGCCGAAGGGGAAATCATGGACATAGACAGCATAAAGAACGGGGGCTTTGGTGAGGAAGACTACTTCAAGTGTATTGCAGCGAAGACTGCATCGCTGTTCGCCTACAGTGCTAAAAATGCGTGCAGAATAGTGAGCGATGATAAAAAAGCAGCCGAGTATCTCTTCAACTACGGGAACAACCTCGGTATTGCCTACCAGCTCGTTGATGATTTGCTCGAGTACCTTGAGATATTCGAGGACAAGAAGTCCGAGTTTGAGTCGAGAACGCTGCCTATGATTTACGAGGAGCGCTATGGGTTTGAGGAAGCAGTTGCGAGAACGCTCCAGCTCATAAGGGAGTACGCAAACATCAGCAGGAAGTCACTCGACTACTTTGATGATTGCGAGAGCAAAGATAAACTCCTCGCAATGGTGGACTTCATGACTGCCGACCTGCTTAAGAACTACGTGAGCAAAAACAGAGAAGTCCTCAGGCTCCTTGAGAGCTACCAGCACACCTGA
- a CDS encoding UPF0058 family protein, giving the protein MRKKEIIVIHSTLFCIKRLFELAGISKFQAYKELGVFPSHIHKSKLHHKKAIMLICIELLKFLSPQNVEDAQLILEEISTE; this is encoded by the coding sequence ATGCGCAAGAAGGAGATAATTGTCATTCACTCCACGCTCTTCTGCATCAAACGCCTTTTCGAACTCGCAGGCATATCGAAATTTCAGGCATACAAAGAACTTGGTGTGTTCCCTTCCCATATCCACAAAAGCAAGCTGCACCACAAGAAGGCAATTATGCTGATATGTATCGAACTTCTCAAGTTTTTAAGCCCGCAGAACGTTGAAGATGCACAGCTTATTTTGGAAGAGATTTCTACAGAGTAA
- a CDS encoding metallophosphoesterase family protein encodes MRIGIISDVHANLVALEEVLEKLTGCDVIYSAGDVVGYYPFPNEVVEVFRREGIESVAGNHDVAIASGDFAGMNQIAMEAGIYTRQVLTGENLEWLRELPLNIETSELSIYHGMPAEGEAAYIVYIFPEDPITDEFLKDADKHIVVGHTHIQFVKEHGGKLFFNPGSVGQPRDGDARAAYAIYDTESGELRLERVEYNIEEVCEAVEKAGLSRYLCSRLYDGY; translated from the coding sequence ATGAGGATCGGGATAATCTCCGACGTCCATGCAAATCTGGTAGCACTTGAAGAGGTTCTCGAAAAGCTCACAGGCTGCGATGTGATTTATTCTGCTGGCGATGTTGTCGGCTATTACCCATTTCCAAACGAAGTTGTAGAGGTATTCAGGAGAGAAGGAATCGAGAGTGTGGCGGGGAATCACGACGTCGCCATCGCTTCTGGAGACTTTGCAGGAATGAACCAGATTGCTATGGAGGCAGGCATTTACACCAGGCAGGTTTTGACCGGAGAGAACTTAGAGTGGCTCAGAGAGCTTCCTCTCAACATCGAAACAAGCGAGCTCAGTATATACCATGGCATGCCCGCTGAAGGCGAGGCAGCCTATATTGTCTACATTTTTCCCGAAGACCCAATAACAGACGAATTTTTGAAAGATGCTGATAAACACATCGTTGTGGGACATACACACATTCAGTTCGTAAAGGAGCATGGTGGAAAGCTATTTTTCAATCCTGGAAGTGTTGGACAGCCGAGGGATGGCGATGCGAGAGCTGCATATGCAATCTACGACACCGAATCCGGAGAGCTGAGGCTTGAGAGGGTAGAGTATAACATAGAGGAGGTCTGCGAGGCAGTTGAAAAAGCAGGACTTTCGAGGTATCTGTGCAGCAGGCTTTACGATGGATATTAA
- a CDS encoding stage II sporulation protein M: MEPDIKNHIILVTAVFAASIVAGFYHASADIKGAEGKIEAVFEGFEFIKDAGPLTIFAFIFLNNSIKAIIATAAGLFFGIFPLSFIALNGYLIGLVVYVKGLEFGFEKTLLYLVPHGILEIPAIILACSYGTWLGTRFVRRLRGEDVDLKEDFKIAVSKCLKIVVPMLFVAALIETFVTPIVASSLH, translated from the coding sequence ATGGAACCGGATATCAAAAATCACATTATTCTCGTAACAGCAGTTTTTGCAGCCTCCATCGTCGCTGGATTCTACCACGCCTCTGCCGATATTAAAGGGGCGGAAGGCAAGATTGAGGCAGTCTTTGAGGGTTTTGAATTTATCAAGGATGCTGGCCCTCTCACAATCTTTGCATTCATCTTTCTGAACAACTCCATAAAGGCCATAATTGCCACGGCAGCGGGGCTTTTCTTTGGAATATTTCCCCTGAGCTTTATAGCTCTTAACGGATACCTTATTGGCCTCGTCGTTTACGTTAAGGGGCTTGAGTTCGGTTTTGAGAAAACGCTACTCTACCTCGTGCCACATGGAATTCTCGAAATACCTGCAATAATTCTCGCGTGCAGCTACGGAACATGGCTGGGCACGAGATTTGTTAGACGCTTGAGAGGAGAAGATGTGGATCTAAAGGAGGACTTTAAAATTGCAGTAAGCAAATGTCTGAAAATAGTCGTACCCATGCTGTTTGTCGCTGCTCTGATTGAGACGTTCGTGACTCCCATTGTAGCTTCTTCGCTGCACTGA